The Zea mays cultivar B73 chromosome 7, Zm-B73-REFERENCE-NAM-5.0, whole genome shotgun sequence DNA segment ACTGAATCACATAGGATGAAAAAACGCATACATACTTGTGCAAATGGTCCCATGGATTCCTGTGGATGTACAAATGGAACTCCAGGGCGTGAAGGTATGGCATATTGCTGTGAAGCATGCATGAAAACAGATGATCTCACAGGTGCACGAATATGGCCAGGGCTGTAAGGCCCCATGACACCATCTGGCCCATAGCCAATTGCATTGGTTGCTTGAGCCGCAGACCATGTCACAGGCATGTGCTGAGCTATTGGACGAGGTTGCTGTTCGACAGCAACAGGTGATTGGTGTGCTGAACCAAGCTGAGGGAATTCAGTGTTGTAGTTAACAGCAGGGGCATACAGAGGTCGAATTGTGTATGACCCTCCACTAAATCCAAATCCAGGATCAAATCTTTGCATATACCTGTACAAGTCACTCATGATGAATGATTCTAGAGATCAAGTATGTCTACCACAGTGAACAAGAACAGAAAAAGGTATCATGTAATCTTAACTAGCTTAGCCAACTTCATAAAAAATAAGTAGACATCACAAGATTTAATGCTTCCTATAAAAGAAATGATAATCATATTGTCATGCTTCACTAACATCCCATCATTAGCAAACAAACTGATATTTTTCCATTGACTTCAAAAGTTTCGGGTGATAGTTAAATCATGTAGGACTTAACTAAACTTATTAAAAGCAGAGGCATACGATGCATAAGAAACTATTGAGCAGAAGCATGGTAAAAATAGCCAATAAAAGTTTTCTTGTTCATGGTGCGCTAGGAGTATAGCAGCAAAGAGATGTGTTACAAGAAAAAAAACTAACCTGTCATAGCTTCTGTCATAATCAGGATCCCTGCGCTCTGACTCACGGTCTCTGAAAATTGCAACCCTATTGTTCTGTCTGTTTCTATTGACTGCAGGCTCCTTATCACTCTTGCTTCTATTTGACATGCTGCTAGCTGAAGTGGTAGTCAAGGTCCTCTCAAGAGTAATTTCAGCCCCTTGGCCCATTCTATTGTTTGAGTTCAACTCCAAGGAAGTGGACCTGTGAAGAGTAGTGAGTGAAGTCACTTCCTCAGCTGATCTCCCATCAGTAGCATTACTGACGCCGTTGTTAAATATACGCGCTCgtgctttgttgtattcctcttttCTTTCTTCAACGCTTTTCTGGTGATTGTCTCTAAAGGAGTGAGCACTTGAGCTGTTCATGCCATGGAGATTCTTTTGAGGCCTCTGCTTAATAGCTACTTTCGCCACAGAGATGTTTTCTTCTTGTGGTAGGTTAACTGGAATATCTGCAAGGCAGACATCAGGCAGTTGGCACTCAGATGATGTCTTACGAAGGATGATATGCGAACCAGTTCCATCAGGCAAACTGTTGTCTGGTATGGCAATGGACTGCAGGAAGTAATGCTGCGCCAGGCGATGTGCAGCGAGACGCAAATATGAAGTTGGAAGACCATTGAATTCATACTCTGTAAACCTAGGGTCACCAATGAACTTCAAAATTTCTTGCTCCATTCTTAGCACTGCAGACAGGAATAGACTAGAGTCAAATACAAGGACTCCGACCACACGACCATCAGATGCATAAGGTGCTTGGAACAAAAACTTGCACTTCATAATTTTTGgtacagaatttaattatctggTGCTTGCACAAATCTCTTATCCTATGGGACCAGCATGTTTGCACATATAAAAAGGGCATAAGATGCATGGAGAACATCAGCCAAATTTTCCAGAGACCTAGCTACCTGGCTCAAGTAGCAAGCCATAAAGGGTGAAGTACATAAAGACAGCACACAGCATATAAGTACGACCACGAAAGAATACAACATTACCACATGAATAAAGCAACTAGCCACCTGTGCATATCTCAAAACAAGCAAGGAACACTCTGCACGTATCCTAAGCTAACCTTCTCATGTTAGTAGAATCTCGCATAACAAGCAAATAAATTGGTAAACTATGTGCGGAGGAGGCGTTAATTTACCAGAAAGCCTCTCCCTCGGCTTCTCTAGAGCCTCTCGTAGGAACTGATCGACCTGAGCCATCAAATCCTCGCGCGCAGCCGAGGGAACCGAAGGCGGGCCCTGCGGCTGCAGCGCAGGCGGCGGCTGGGGCGGGTCCGGGTTGTCAGCGAGGTCCGGCGAGGAGGACACGCGGCGCGCGGAGAGGATAAGCCGGCTTATGGGCCCGTCGATGTCGGCCGATTCCCACGagtccggcgcggcggctgcaacGTCCTCGGCTGCGGGCTCCATGGCCTCGTGTGCGCGGGCGATCCGGAGCTAGAGGGCGCAAGGGCGGTGAGCGGAGAGACTGGAGCTAGTAACGAGGGTGGCCATGGGGCCAGAGCGCCGAGATCTGGAGGAAGCGCAGCTAGGTTTGGTTCTGCGGTGCAGGTGTTGGTAGATGGTAGGAACAGGAACGCGGTGTCAAGCACCAAACTTGCAATTAAAAGATCATGAATCATTACAGCTTATACACACAGCGTAGTAGAAAACGAGTTAGAGCCACGATACAACATATGCACGCGTCGATGAAGAGGAAATAGCCGATCACGATCGTCTCCTCCTCCGCAGTGTGTCAGCGCAACAGTCGCAGCTGCGCTTCCACATAGTCCACACGTACGGGGACGAACGTCGTGCACATGTGTACTAGCACCGCGTGCGCAGCGAGGGACTCACGGCTGGTATGAGGAAGACGACGGCCAGGGTTTGCATTTGTGGTGGAGAGCTCTAACCCTAACCCCTTCTCATATATATTATAGATCGTGTTAATGGGTTGTAACTCATTAAACCTCTAATCCCAATTGGGCTCTAATCTGAATTGTGTGTGATTGCCTCTTGAGTATATCACTAATAATCTCGCACTTGCACTAGAGACAATCATATAGGCTTTCCAATGTTCCAACCCATTAAGTGTGTGACTCGTTAGGTTCATGTGCATACGGCAGTGAATGAAACTTTTTCAAACCACAAGTCAATAGCGATATCTAACAGGACATATTAACTCTCGAATGTACATTAAAAATCATATCGGTTGAACTTTGATACATTCTCGTATTGATCCCTTTGTCGCATGATATCAGTCAAGCTCAAGACAAAGTGTGTGCCATCCTTGTTATAGCTTAATCATTCACTCGATCAAATAGTGGATTCAATTCATGACTAACATTTAGTCGTTGTGATTAACTCTTTAGTCATATTGGcatgtgatgaggacatcactctcATACAAAATAATACATGGTCTAACAACACGAGCACGTGCATGACAGCTAAATCGGCAGGTTCGTTCTTACCTAGTTAATTGTATTTTAGAGCTTACGCTTTGTGCTATGGAtgatttgatgattaggaaccttagaGAGTACcatcaaggacttgggaaaggccaatatATCAAGGAGGATAAGCTAGGATGTTCACAACGAGAGAAAGCCAACTCCGACTCAACTTCGTCTCCACCTCGGAGTCCAGGACTAGTCTTCACTAAAACGGACGCTCAGGATCCATCTGACCTCCTATTAGGTTGGactttatatggatggaaagctAATGAGATAAACTTTCCAACCCGATTGAAACCAACTTAAAATTCGTCTGGATTCAACGAGAATTATTGAAACAAgttagcgttcagattctgttttggtgctgcgacaccgtctgttcggCTGTTGGCAcgtgtatcgtgttggagcccattaggggtaccTTTAGGGGTTGTGCATGCCCCTAACCCCTATTTTAATAGCAGTCACTGCCACATTAggatttgggttttgcttagatcatataTGTCATCGAACAGTTCGtcgttcatcggtttgtgagaccccaactcgtAATCAACACAATTTTAGTTGTGTTCTAcctattcttgcttgtgttcttgattgcgcttgcagggataagccttcgtggcaaggtcactcgtgtgtcacgggtgataaccaatgaagtgattgcgaggatccattcgctcggagccttggatcatcaacgtcgagatctccacccaatcaagttatctgTTGgtgcttcgtcttccgaaggtcctcaaaaacatgattaacaatgtttccccaagtgtaatatatgtacaggaaccttcggacattggGATGAAGCTgtccacaatatgaaaagcatggttgggGCGAAGGTCGAACCAGTTCcaaagctatgcgcaaggaagcttcggctcagtagcagaaaaggaaccgacttaaagaggaaaaagctatttagtcctcgatagattgtcctaatgtcaatagtaaaaataaagggtataaatgtaatttcacataggctacaccttgtgcctataaatagatgaacagtacccccgtactgttcacgctgacttgtactcacttgtgcgtcacgcttgtacttttaccttctttcaagccgaaggtacatttgtaattcaatattgtttctgtcttttcatggtaatataatgagaatgaattaataatgttatatgattgtttatattgtctcttatatttcatatgcttctccttttattaacatatatcacaatctacgaaggtatgtccttcatgaccttcgtttgaagatcattatatcctaagggaaataatgcttcgaaggacgaagagcattaacgtttaacattttgtgttgccttgttcttaattcatagcatttgagaacaagtccgcaacattggcgcccacctccggtgaactcattcgaccaccttcggcaagcactgaccttcgtcatgtcgcCGAAGATGATAAccgcgccaggggctgctgcactacaACCACTGGACataaatcaggagactctctctctctctgagaggctcgaagccagaagaggaaagccaccagtccaacattccaggaggagttggaccaagagatcagggatatggaaatcatccatcaacaagtgcaaaggaagaaagagaagatggctcgactcgctgatcttcaaaggaagatcgacgaagctactgaagaagtgtgtcatcttgctcaagatgaacaagaccgaaggccccagcacagggagcttcgtcaggaaggcctattcaacgaagatggatggtatgatgattttaatcatgatacctttacttttgatgacgcttctcccttggcagtagaactgcaagctatcccatggccacaatcttacaagccacctcagctaccaatgtatgatgggcactcaaacccaaaacaatttctgatgagctatgaggcaatgatatcctcatacggaggcaatgcagctatcatggctaaatcctttgtcatggcagtccagaacgtggcctagacatggtattcttcccttcggccagggacaattacgtcatggcaaaagcttaaggacatgctggtgaccagtttccaaggctttcagacgaagccagtcacagctcaggccctgttctaatgcacgcaagaccatgaggaatacctccaggcgtatgtccgaaggttcttgcgattgagggcacaagcacccacagtgcccaatgaaattgtcatttagGCCATAATTAAgggccttcggccaggacctacggctcagtactttgctaggaagcccccacaaactctggagaagctgcttcagaagatggatgagtacatccgggctgacaatgatttccgccaaagaagggaggaagcttacagattctcggaaatgaccaggggcttcggaggaagaatccacccgaggcaagtcaggtgtcacacccagttttagaaggcaaaccgaatgcgaaccatgtacgtgccaggatcagcaattcacgtacacagcggttacataactggacatcatcacacagtgctcaaatcataatataaaaggggaataatagtcgattacatcatatgtctgagacatccacatagtctttacaataatcaaagtgcggaaaagaaacgtagataaacgcggccttcacagccagccgactgggggttgccgctaacccacgcctagaactcgtcgtagtcttggaactcctggaagtctccttccacgacttcatcttttcctgagcagtggttgcaatgctgacaacctggggatgggggggtttggtgtgtagagcaagggtgagtacacatcaacatactcagcaagtatcctgtttggctatagtggactagctttatgtgggg contains these protein-coding regions:
- the LOC103632455 gene encoding R3H domain-containing protein 1 isoform X1; translated protein: MEPAAEDVAAAAPDSWESADIDGPISRLILSARRVSSSPDLADNPDPPQPPPALQPQGPPSVPSAAREDLMAQVDQFLREALEKPRERLSVLRMEQEILKFIGDPRFTEYEFNGLPTSYLRLAAHRLAQHYFLQSIAIPDNSLPDGTGSHIILRKTSSECQLPDVCLADIPVNLPQEENISVAKVAIKQRPQKNLHGMNSSSAHSFRDNHQKSVEERKEEYNKARARIFNNGVSNATDGRSAEEVTSLTTLHRSTSLELNSNNRMGQGAEITLERTLTTTSASSMSNRSKSDKEPAVNRNRQNNRVAIFRDRESERRDPDYDRSYDRYMQRFDPGFGFSGGSYTIRPLYAPAVNYNTEFPQLGSAHQSPVAVEQQPRPIAQHMPVTWSAAQATNAIGYGPDGVMGPYSPGHIRAPVRSSVFMHASQQYAIPSRPGVPFVHPQESMGPFAQVEMLKEHILPYLNGLCCRRTDDDDEKLGFAVSGRSGRRAKIGVVQYVNRRQGCGPIVHRMVAGLN
- the LOC103632455 gene encoding R3H domain-containing protein 1 isoform X2; amino-acid sequence: MEPAAEDVAAAAPDSWESADIDGPISRLILSARRVSSSPDLADNPDPPQPPPALQPQGPPSVPSAAREDLMAQVDQFLREALEKPRERLSVLRMEQEILKFIGDPRFTEYEFNGLPTSYLRLAAHRLAQHYFLQSIAIPDNSLPDGTGSHIILRKTSSECQLPDVCLADIPVNLPQEENISVAKVAIKQRPQKNLHGMNSSSAHSFRDNHQKSVEERKEEYNKARARIFNNGVSNATDGRSAEEVTSLTTLHRSTSLELNSNNRMGQGAEITLERTLTTTSASSMSNRSKSDKEPAVNRNRQNNRVAIFRDRESERRDPDYDRSYDRYMQRFDPGFGFSGGSYTIRPLYAPAVNYNTEFPQLGSAHQSPVAVEQQPRPIAQHMPVTWSAAQATNAIGYGPDGVMGPYSPGHIRAPVRSSVFMHASQQYAIPSRPGVPFVHPQESMGPFAQMVAGIKEPRGVRQSQPSI
- the LOC103632455 gene encoding R3H domain-containing protein 1 isoform X3; protein product: MEPAAEDVAAAAPDSWESADIDGPISRLILSARRVSSSPDLADNPDPPQPPPALQPQGPPSVPSAAREDLMAQVDQFLREALEKPRERLSVLRMEQEILKFIGDPRFTEYEFNGLPTSYLRLAAHRLAQHYFLQSIAIPDNSLPDGTGSHIILRKTSSECQLPDVCLADIPVNLPQEENISVAKVAIKQRPQKNLHGMNSSSAHSFRDNHQKSVEERKEEYNKARARIFNNGVSNATDGRSAEEVTSLTTLHRSTSLELNSNNRMGQGAEITLERTLTTTSASSMSNRSKSDKEPAVNRNRQNNRVAIFRDRESERRDPDYDRSYDRYMQRFDPGFGFSGGSYTIRPLYAPAVNYNTEFPQLGSAHQSPVAVEQQPRPIAQHMPVTWSAAQATNAIGYGPDGVMGPYSPGHIRAPVRSSVFMHASQQYAIPSRPGVPFVHPQESMGPFAQTHQQQSNASLRFARPW
- the LOC103632455 gene encoding R3H domain-containing protein 1 isoform X4 codes for the protein MEPAAEDVAAAAPDSWESADIDGPISRLILSARRVSSSPDLADNPDPPQPPPALQPQGPPSVPSAAREDLMAQVDQFLREALEKPRERLSVLRMEQEILKFIGDPRFTEYEFNGLPTSYLRLAAHRLAQHYFLQSIAIPDNSLPDGTGSHIILRKTSSECQLPDVCLADIPVNLPQEENISVAKVAIKQRPQKNLHGMNSSSAHSFRDNHQKSVEERKEEYNKARARIFNNGVSNATDGRSAEEVTSLTTLHRSTSLELNSNNRMGQGAEITLERTLTTTSASSMSNRSKSDKEPAVNRNRQNNRVAIFRDRESERRDPDYDRSYDRYMQRFDPGFGFSGGSYTIRPLYAPAVNYNTEFPQLGSAHQSPVAVEQQPRPIAQHMPVTWSAAQATNAIGYGPDGVMGPYSPGHIRAPVRSSVFMHASQQYAIPSRPGVPFVHPQESMGPFAQ